In a genomic window of Variovorax paradoxus:
- a CDS encoding ABC transporter permease subunit: protein MVRGISLLYGLYLLLPIALLLVGSVGGNWTNTLLPTGLTGQWYVDLWLDTSFRKAFVSSLVVALSACAINTVLALPLAYALYHGARRGGSLAARIVSATPVAVPAITLAFGYMIVFNTDLAPWLGSMPLLIAAHAILTLPYLTNTLLTDLRHLDLDRLEQAAATLGASGWQQFSGIVLPSLRQSLISGLVMVAAISVGEFGVSNLLTSFQNRTYPVVLLQAFYGATGFACAATVILLVLASASALLSSSLVKQRAVTP, encoded by the coding sequence TTGGTTCGCGGCATCTCGCTCCTCTACGGCCTGTACCTGCTGCTGCCCATCGCCCTGCTGCTGGTCGGCAGCGTGGGCGGCAACTGGACCAACACGCTGCTGCCCACGGGCCTCACCGGGCAGTGGTATGTGGACCTCTGGCTCGACACCTCGTTTCGCAAGGCCTTCGTGAGCAGCCTGGTGGTGGCGCTCTCGGCCTGCGCGATCAACACCGTGCTGGCGCTGCCGCTGGCCTATGCGCTCTATCACGGCGCGCGGCGCGGCGGCAGCCTGGCGGCGCGCATCGTGAGCGCCACGCCGGTGGCGGTGCCGGCGATCACGCTGGCCTTCGGCTACATGATCGTGTTCAACACCGACCTCGCGCCCTGGCTGGGCTCGATGCCGCTGTTGATCGCGGCGCACGCGATCCTCACGCTGCCCTACCTCACGAACACGCTGCTGACCGACCTGCGCCACCTCGACCTGGACCGGCTCGAGCAGGCCGCGGCCACGCTCGGCGCCTCGGGCTGGCAGCAGTTCAGCGGCATCGTGCTGCCGAGCCTGCGCCAGAGCCTGATCAGCGGGCTGGTGATGGTGGCGGCGATCTCGGTCGGCGAGTTCGGCGTGTCGAACCTGCTCACCAGCTTCCAGAACCGCACCTACCCGGTGGTGCTGCTGCAGGCCTTCTACGGCGCCACCGGCTTCGCCTGCGCGGCCACGGTCATCCTCCTGGTGCTGGCGAGCGCGTCGGCGCTTCTTTCCTCCTCCCTGGTGAAGCAACGCGCCGTCACGCCATGA
- a CDS encoding ABC transporter ATP-binding protein, translating into MSLLLDTVSYNYPGSTHGLHEVSLDVRTGELVAVIGPSGSGKSTLLKLVSGLETGHTGRIALDGEDMSRTPVHRRHIGMVFQSYALFPHLSVLDNVAYGLKLRKVATAERRQRAQALLDTVGLGEYAQRAVAQLSGGQQQRVALARALAIDPRALLLDEPLSALDASVRGHLRDQIRAIQQRFGATTLLVTHDQEEALAMADRVAMLKDGRLLQIATPREIYEEPASRAVAEFVGLSTILPAKVAGLNKLDLGFAQLAAPTGMRAPGTALHVLVRPEHMAPDPAPGTPNRIAGRCGAQRYLGALTRYDFEVPGASKPFLAESARPATEAIAIAPEHLRLLDH; encoded by the coding sequence ATGAGCCTCCTCCTCGACACGGTCAGCTACAACTACCCCGGCAGCACGCACGGCCTGCACGAGGTCTCGCTCGACGTGCGCACCGGCGAGCTGGTCGCGGTGATCGGGCCCAGCGGCTCGGGCAAGTCCACGCTGCTCAAGCTGGTGTCGGGCCTCGAGACCGGCCACACGGGCCGCATCGCGCTCGACGGCGAGGACATGTCGCGCACGCCGGTGCACCGGCGCCACATCGGCATGGTGTTCCAGAGCTATGCGCTGTTCCCGCACCTGAGCGTGCTCGACAACGTGGCCTACGGCCTCAAGCTGCGCAAGGTGGCGACCGCCGAGCGCCGCCAGCGCGCGCAGGCCTTGCTCGACACCGTGGGCCTGGGCGAGTACGCGCAGCGCGCCGTCGCGCAGCTCTCGGGCGGGCAGCAGCAGCGCGTGGCGCTGGCGCGCGCGCTCGCGATCGACCCGCGCGCGCTGCTGCTCGACGAGCCGCTGTCGGCGCTCGACGCCAGCGTGCGCGGCCACCTGCGCGACCAGATCCGCGCGATCCAGCAGCGCTTCGGCGCCACCACGCTGCTGGTCACGCACGACCAGGAAGAGGCGCTCGCCATGGCCGACCGCGTGGCGATGCTCAAGGACGGCCGGCTGCTGCAGATCGCCACGCCGCGCGAGATCTACGAAGAGCCCGCGAGCCGCGCGGTGGCCGAGTTCGTCGGGCTCTCGACGATCCTGCCGGCCAAGGTGGCGGGCCTCAACAAGCTCGACCTGGGTTTCGCCCAGCTCGCGGCGCCCACCGGCATGCGCGCGCCCGGCACCGCGCTGCACGTGCTGGTGCGGCCCGAGCACATGGCGCCCGATCCCGCGCCCGGCACGCCGAACCGCATCGCGGGCCGCTGCGGCGCGCAGCGCTACCTCGGCGCGCTGACGCGCTACGACTTCGAGGTGCCGGGCGCGTCCAAGCCCTTCCTCGCCGAATCGGCGCGGCCGGCCACCGAGGCCATCGCGATCGCGCCCGAACACCTCCGCCTGCTCGACCACTGA
- a CDS encoding extracellular solute-binding protein, whose product MQRRHLIQAAGALPVLALARTAFAFDGPELYAGEKALYAEAQKEGLCVSFDTGPEWANWKSLFRDFKKRYPEIELTYNDIGSAATVVALEKTKRRPQADTAYYFAASAVDAAKKDVVAPFKPVNFDKLPAVFREAEGRWFTIHTLNIAFLVNRKLVKNVPTGWADLLKPEFKSTVVYLDPRSTGIGQVLTFAAAYANGGGVDNVQPGTDYLGKLHAAGNVLRVEGTTPYAKFLKGEIPVWISYENDGLKAKHVDGMGDAVEVVIPKEASVAAPYAISLVKNGPNPNAGKLWLNFIMSEAGQSLFAQGFVRPAVPGTPLSADVAAKMPAAPQIKPLDVVKASERKAELDRLWAQAALGK is encoded by the coding sequence ATGCAACGCAGACATCTGATCCAGGCCGCCGGCGCCCTGCCCGTGCTGGCGCTCGCGCGCACCGCCTTCGCCTTCGACGGCCCCGAACTCTACGCGGGCGAGAAGGCGCTCTACGCCGAGGCGCAGAAGGAAGGCCTGTGCGTCTCCTTCGACACCGGCCCCGAATGGGCCAACTGGAAGTCGCTGTTCCGCGACTTCAAGAAGCGCTATCCCGAGATCGAGCTGACCTACAACGACATCGGCTCGGCCGCCACCGTGGTCGCGCTGGAGAAGACCAAGCGCCGCCCGCAGGCCGACACCGCCTACTACTTCGCGGCCTCGGCCGTCGATGCCGCGAAGAAGGACGTGGTCGCGCCGTTCAAGCCCGTCAACTTCGACAAGCTGCCGGCCGTGTTCCGCGAGGCCGAGGGCCGCTGGTTCACCATCCACACGCTCAACATCGCCTTCCTCGTGAACAGGAAGCTGGTGAAGAACGTGCCCACCGGCTGGGCCGACCTGCTCAAGCCCGAGTTCAAGAGCACGGTGGTCTATCTCGACCCGCGCTCCACCGGCATCGGCCAGGTGCTGACCTTCGCCGCGGCCTATGCCAACGGCGGCGGCGTCGACAACGTGCAGCCCGGCACCGACTACCTCGGCAAGCTGCACGCGGCCGGCAACGTGCTGCGCGTGGAAGGCACCACGCCCTACGCCAAGTTCCTCAAGGGCGAGATCCCGGTGTGGATCAGCTACGAGAACGACGGCCTCAAGGCCAAGCATGTCGACGGCATGGGCGACGCGGTCGAGGTCGTGATCCCGAAGGAGGCCAGCGTGGCCGCGCCCTATGCGATCAGCCTGGTGAAGAACGGCCCGAACCCGAACGCCGGCAAGCTGTGGCTCAACTTCATCATGAGCGAGGCCGGCCAGTCGCTGTTCGCGCAGGGCTTCGTGCGGCCCGCGGTGCCGGGCACGCCGCTGTCCGCCGACGTCGCGGCCAAGATGCCGGCCGCGCCGCAGATCAAGCCGCTCGACGTGGTGAAGGCCTCGGAGCGCAAGGCCGAGCTCGACCGGCTCTGGGCCCAGGCGGCGCTGGGGAAGTAG
- a CDS encoding ABC transporter permease subunit gives MTRRFGAWPAWAFMALFFAVPLAALLPEAFAERGSAFGRLVGNTLFFGALRNTLALGLAAGAVSALVGTCIAIELARQPAARRQWLMTLLGLPLAFSGLVIAYGFILAFGRAGFVTQLMAGLGADPAVLGSWIYSVSGLGFAYAYYLIPRVALSLYPVFANLDPRPAQAARTLGASRARAFWDTVLPEVAPSVLSNACMVAAIAMGTYGTALALVGTQLNILPLMLLAQVGDGGSDFAVAAALSLVLMVACVIVMGVGDVLARRRERGAVGAGH, from the coding sequence GTGACGAGACGCTTCGGTGCCTGGCCCGCCTGGGCCTTCATGGCGCTGTTCTTCGCGGTGCCGCTGGCGGCGCTGCTGCCCGAGGCCTTCGCCGAGCGCGGCAGCGCCTTCGGCCGGCTGGTGGGCAACACGCTGTTCTTCGGCGCGCTGCGCAACACGCTGGCGCTCGGGCTGGCGGCGGGCGCGGTGTCGGCGCTGGTCGGCACCTGCATTGCGATCGAGCTCGCGCGCCAGCCGGCTGCGCGGCGCCAGTGGCTGATGACCCTGCTGGGCCTGCCGCTGGCGTTCTCGGGGCTGGTGATCGCCTACGGCTTCATCCTGGCCTTCGGCCGCGCGGGCTTCGTGACCCAGCTCATGGCCGGGCTCGGCGCCGACCCGGCCGTGCTCGGCAGCTGGATCTACAGCGTGTCGGGCCTGGGCTTCGCCTATGCCTACTACCTGATCCCGCGCGTGGCGCTGTCGCTGTACCCGGTGTTCGCCAACCTCGACCCGCGCCCGGCGCAGGCCGCGCGCACGCTCGGCGCCTCGCGCGCGAGGGCCTTCTGGGACACGGTGCTGCCCGAGGTCGCGCCCTCGGTGCTGTCGAACGCCTGCATGGTGGCCGCGATCGCGATGGGCACCTACGGCACGGCGCTGGCGCTGGTGGGCACGCAGCTCAACATCCTGCCGCTGATGCTGCTGGCGCAGGTGGGCGACGGCGGTTCCGATTTCGCGGTGGCGGCGGCCCTGTCGCTGGTGCTGATGGTGGCGTGTGTGATCGTGATGGGAGTGGGCGATGTGCTTGCGCGAAGGCGGGAACGCGGTGCGGTCGGCGCCGGTCATTGA
- a CDS encoding TIGR00725 family protein, protein MCLREGGNAVRSAPVIEALARLAQRQRGPDRHRQPVAIIGPGDGGPAECEAAYAVAHALAGAGMAVVCGGRGGVMAAASRGAAEAGGIAVGILPEDDDRNANEWLGVAIPTGMGELRNGIVARSGLCLVAIGGNMGTLSEMAMGLKWGKPVFVMHGDIALPGAVPVADVDDMLAKVLGCLLA, encoded by the coding sequence ATGTGCTTGCGCGAAGGCGGGAACGCGGTGCGGTCGGCGCCGGTCATTGAGGCGCTCGCGCGCCTCGCGCAGCGGCAGCGCGGGCCCGATCGCCATCGCCAGCCGGTGGCGATCATCGGCCCGGGCGATGGCGGGCCCGCCGAGTGCGAGGCCGCCTACGCGGTAGCCCATGCGCTGGCCGGCGCGGGCATGGCGGTGGTGTGCGGCGGGCGCGGCGGCGTGATGGCCGCGGCCTCGCGCGGCGCCGCCGAGGCCGGCGGCATCGCCGTGGGCATCCTGCCCGAGGACGACGACCGCAACGCCAACGAATGGCTCGGCGTGGCCATCCCCACCGGCATGGGCGAGCTGCGCAACGGCATCGTCGCGCGCAGCGGCCTGTGCCTGGTCGCCATCGGCGGCAACATGGGCACGCTGTCGGAGATGGCGATGGGCCTGAAGTGGGGCAAGCCGGTGTTCGTGATGCACGGCGACATCGCGCTGCCGGGCGCGGTGCCGGTGGCGGATGTGGACGACATGCTCGCGAAGGTGCTGGGCTGTCTCTTGGCCTGA
- a CDS encoding AMP nucleosidase produces MPYMPPFVAPARFTDAAAALDQVKAIYQGGLAHLRASMLRFVDGEELPGRVRACYPFVRVHTHTVARHTPPANAGLSYGFVAGPGRYETTLTRPDLYARYYLDQFRLLLENHQVELEVGTSTQPIPIHFSFAENDHIEGTMSPERRALMRDVFDLPDLGAMDDGIANGTFEALPGEAQPLALFTGARVDYSLHRLRHYTGTLPDWFQNFVLFTNYQFYIDEFVRLGHEAMADENSEYIAFIEPGNVVTRRRGLSAGASATFGHLLDGSQGTAPPRLPQMPAYHLVREDYSGITMVNIGVGPANAKTITDHIAVLRPHAWMMLGHCAGLRNTQQLGDYVLAHAYVREDHVLDEELPLWVPIPALSEIQLALEQAVADVTKCEGPELKKIMRTGTVASTDNRNWELLPGNQPQRRFSQSRAVALDMESATIAANGFRFRVPYGTLLCVSDKPLHGEIKLPGMANHFYRERVEQHLRIGMRAIEILRQEGSTRLHSRKLRSFAEVAFQ; encoded by the coding sequence ATGCCCTACATGCCCCCCTTCGTCGCACCCGCCCGCTTCACCGACGCCGCCGCCGCGCTCGACCAGGTGAAGGCCATCTACCAGGGCGGCCTCGCCCATCTGCGCGCCTCGATGCTGCGCTTCGTGGACGGCGAGGAGCTGCCGGGCCGCGTGCGCGCCTGCTATCCCTTCGTGCGGGTCCACACCCACACGGTGGCGCGCCACACGCCGCCGGCCAATGCCGGCCTGAGCTACGGCTTCGTGGCCGGACCCGGGCGCTACGAGACCACGCTGACGCGGCCCGACCTCTATGCGCGCTACTACCTCGACCAGTTCCGGCTGCTGCTCGAGAACCACCAGGTCGAGCTCGAGGTGGGCACCAGCACGCAGCCGATCCCGATCCATTTCTCGTTCGCCGAGAACGATCACATCGAGGGCACGATGAGCCCCGAGCGGCGCGCGCTGATGCGCGACGTGTTCGACCTGCCCGACCTGGGCGCGATGGACGACGGCATCGCCAACGGCACCTTCGAGGCGCTGCCCGGCGAGGCGCAGCCGCTGGCGCTGTTCACCGGCGCGCGCGTCGACTACTCGCTGCACCGGCTGCGCCACTACACGGGCACCCTGCCCGACTGGTTCCAGAACTTCGTGCTGTTCACCAACTACCAGTTCTACATCGACGAGTTCGTGCGCCTGGGCCACGAGGCGATGGCCGACGAGAACAGCGAGTACATCGCCTTCATCGAGCCCGGCAACGTGGTGACGCGCCGGCGCGGGCTCTCGGCCGGCGCCAGCGCCACCTTCGGCCACCTGCTCGACGGCAGCCAGGGCACGGCGCCGCCGCGGCTGCCGCAGATGCCGGCCTACCACCTGGTGCGCGAGGACTACAGCGGCATCACCATGGTCAATATCGGCGTCGGCCCGGCCAACGCCAAGACCATCACCGACCACATCGCGGTGCTGCGCCCGCATGCCTGGATGATGCTGGGCCACTGCGCGGGCCTGCGCAACACGCAGCAGCTCGGCGATTACGTGCTGGCCCACGCCTACGTGCGCGAGGACCACGTGCTCGACGAGGAGCTGCCGCTGTGGGTGCCGATCCCGGCGCTGTCGGAGATCCAGCTCGCGCTCGAGCAGGCGGTGGCCGACGTCACGAAGTGCGAGGGCCCCGAGCTCAAGAAGATCATGCGCACCGGCACCGTGGCGAGCACCGACAACCGCAACTGGGAACTGCTGCCCGGCAACCAGCCGCAGCGCCGCTTCAGCCAGAGCCGCGCGGTGGCGCTCGACATGGAGAGCGCGACCATCGCGGCCAACGGCTTCCGCTTCCGCGTGCCCTACGGCACCCTGCTGTGCGTCAGCGACAAGCCGCTGCACGGCGAGATCAAGCTGCCCGGCATGGCCAACCACTTCTACCGCGAGCGCGTCGAGCAGCACCTGCGCATCGGCATGCGGGCGATCGAAATCCTGCGCCAGGAAGGCTCGACCCGGCTGCACAGCCGCAAGCTGCGCAGCTTCGCGGAAGTGGCGTTCCAGTGA
- a CDS encoding tripartite tricarboxylate transporter substrate binding protein, with protein sequence MPHPTALPPSPGRRRFHAWLGALAVLGTGAVRAAEPQLTAKLRIVIPANEGGGWDQTGRALGAAMLASGAVGEVVYENIGGKGGTIGLAKYVEKYDADPDATLMSGMVMVGAVALQKPAVTLAQVAPVARLTSDYEVVAVRADSPIRTPKDLIAQLRADAAKTVIAGGSAGGVDHMYAGMLARVAGNTAALVYQPHPGGAQVVESLESGKSAAGISGYSEFSEALASGKLRAIGVSARRPFLGIPSVREQGVDADLANWRGVLTGKKVTPERRAVLLEAVRRATVADLWQKTIRKNNWDAYWMAGKDFEGFLELDTAMAGPLIYLLKLKA encoded by the coding sequence ATGCCGCACCCGACCGCCCTGCCGCCTTCGCCCGGACGCCGGCGCTTCCATGCCTGGCTGGGCGCGCTGGCCGTGCTGGGAACGGGGGCGGTGCGCGCGGCCGAGCCGCAGCTCACCGCGAAGCTTCGCATCGTGATCCCCGCCAACGAGGGCGGCGGCTGGGACCAGACCGGCCGCGCGCTCGGCGCCGCGATGCTGGCCTCGGGCGCGGTGGGCGAGGTGGTGTACGAGAACATCGGCGGCAAGGGCGGCACCATCGGCCTGGCGAAGTACGTCGAGAAATACGACGCCGACCCCGACGCGACCCTGATGAGCGGCATGGTGATGGTCGGCGCGGTGGCGCTGCAGAAGCCGGCCGTGACGCTGGCCCAGGTGGCGCCGGTGGCGCGCCTCACGAGCGACTACGAGGTGGTCGCGGTGCGCGCCGATTCGCCGATCAGGACGCCCAAGGACCTGATCGCCCAGCTGCGCGCCGACGCCGCGAAGACCGTGATCGCAGGCGGTTCGGCCGGCGGCGTGGACCACATGTACGCCGGCATGCTCGCGCGCGTGGCGGGCAACACCGCGGCGCTGGTCTACCAGCCGCACCCGGGCGGCGCGCAGGTGGTGGAGTCGCTCGAGTCGGGCAAGTCGGCGGCCGGCATCTCGGGGTACAGCGAATTCAGCGAGGCCCTCGCGAGCGGCAAGCTGCGCGCCATCGGCGTGTCGGCCAGGCGGCCCTTCCTCGGCATCCCCTCGGTGCGCGAACAGGGCGTGGACGCCGACCTCGCCAACTGGCGCGGCGTGCTCACCGGCAAGAAGGTGACGCCCGAGCGGCGCGCCGTGCTGCTCGAGGCGGTGCGCCGCGCCACCGTGGCCGACCTCTGGCAGAAGACCATCCGGAAGAACAACTGGGACGCCTACTGGATGGCGGGCAAGGACTTCGAGGGCTTCCTCGAGCTCGACACCGCGATGGCGGGCCCGCTGATCTACCTGCTCAAGCTCAAGGCCTGA
- a CDS encoding helix-turn-helix transcriptional regulator — translation MNTAASANPDLQLARLAGAIAEPARARMLSCLMDGHARTATELATVAEVAPSTASAHLARLREERLVALLVQGKHRYFRLADDDVAAALEGLMVVAGAPRVAGFKPSTPSRLRSARTCYDHMAGTAGVALHDRLHAQGWLSGLASGSYELTTEGAVALESLGVEVDAVRRSRRRFACACLDWSERRPHLGGALGAAWLQLSLKRGWVRQELDGRALALTPKAVREMPELFAGA, via the coding sequence ATGAACACCGCCGCCTCCGCGAACCCGGACCTCCAGCTCGCCCGCCTCGCCGGCGCCATCGCCGAGCCCGCGCGCGCCCGCATGCTCAGCTGCCTGATGGACGGCCATGCGCGCACCGCCACCGAGCTCGCGACCGTGGCCGAGGTCGCGCCCTCGACCGCGAGCGCGCACCTCGCGCGGCTCAGGGAAGAGCGGCTGGTCGCGCTGCTGGTGCAGGGCAAGCACCGCTACTTCCGGCTCGCCGACGACGACGTGGCGGCCGCGCTCGAAGGCCTGATGGTGGTGGCCGGCGCGCCGCGCGTGGCCGGGTTCAAGCCCAGCACGCCGAGTCGGCTGCGCAGCGCGCGCACCTGCTACGACCACATGGCGGGCACGGCGGGCGTCGCGCTGCACGACCGGCTGCATGCGCAGGGCTGGCTCAGCGGCCTCGCGAGCGGCTCCTACGAACTCACGACCGAGGGCGCGGTCGCGCTCGAGAGCCTGGGCGTGGAGGTCGACGCGGTGCGGCGTTCGCGCCGCCGCTTCGCCTGCGCCTGCCTCGACTGGAGCGAGCGCCGCCCGCACCTGGGCGGCGCGCTCGGCGCCGCCTGGCTGCAGCTCTCGCTGAAGCGCGGCTGGGTGCGCCAGGAGCTCGACGGCCGCGCGCTCGCGCTCACGCCAAAGGCCGTGCGCGAGATGCCCGAGCTGTTCGCCGGTGCCTGA